In one window of Arctopsyche grandis isolate Sample6627 chromosome 6, ASM5162203v2, whole genome shotgun sequence DNA:
- the Picot gene encoding putative inorganic phosphate cotransporter protein picot isoform X1, with product MRSPGDRARNGHVLVWEQPGIREESDDSHKTGCLGARHFVTFMLFLGMANAYIMRTNMSVAIVAMVNHTALVKDDDIFTDECKADTESSEEEGDGNYVWSTALQGYVLSSFFYGYVITQIPFGILSKKYGARLFLGIGMLVNSVFGLLVPIAADHGIGWLIAVRFIQGLGEGPIVPCTHALLAKWIPPNERSRMGAAVYAGAQFGTVISMPLSGLLSQYGFAGGWPSIFYVFGVVGAIWSVSFLFLVHEDPESHPTISDGEKKYILSNLWGAAGSSSPPIPWTAIVKSLPFWAIMLAHMGQNYGYETLMTELPTFMKQILHFSIKNNGYVSALPYLAMWLFSIFIAIVADWMLSSQRFNHTQVRKIINSIGQYGPAIGLVAASYSGCSPIATVAFLTVGVGLNGGIYSGFKVNHLDLSPRFAGILMSFTNCLANLTGLLAPIVAGNIVDGKPTQAQWRIVFFIAAGIYVFCGTFYNIFGAGERQSWDNPENDEANAIKALSKKNKKKGISNDGVTSDEQASNGISHPIDIVIPTANGNRITESRH from the exons ATGAGGTCCCCGGGAGATAGGGCGAGGAATGGCCACGTGCTCGTTTGGGAGCAGCCGGGAATCCGGGAAGAAAGTGATGACTCTCATAAAACTG GATGTCTTGGCGCCCGGCATTTTGTCACCTTCATGTTGTTCCTTGGAATGGCCAACGCCTATATAATGAGGACCAACATGTCTGTGGCTATCGTCGCTATGGTCAACCACACGGCACTTGTGAAAGATGACGACATATTCACCGACGAGTGTAAAGCCGACACCGAATCCTCAGAG gAAGAAGGCGATGGCAATTATGTGTGGAGTACGGCTTTGCAAGGATACGTGCTTTCTTCATTTTTCTACGGCTATGTGATAACGCAAATACCTTTTGGAAtcttatcgaaaaaatatggCGCAAGACTATTTTTGGGTATTGGAATGTTGGTGAACTCTGTCTTTGGACTCCTTGTGCCAATCGCTGCTGATCATGGAATTGGTTGGCTTATAGCGGTTCGATTTATTCAAGGTCTCGGAGAA GGACCTATTGTTCCATGCACACACGCTTTACTTGCAAAATGGATTCCACCGAATGAAAGAAGTAGAATGGGTGCAGCTGTTTATGCtg GAGCTCAATTTGGAACTGTGATATCTATGCCACTTTCTGGACTCTTGTCGCAGTACGGTTTTGCCGGGGGTTGGCCATCAATATTTTACGTGTTTGGTGTCGTTGGAGCCATTTGGTCTGTTTCGTTTTTGTTTTTGGTGCATGAAGATCCGGAGTCTCATCCTACTATAAGCGACGGCGAAAAGAAATATATACTCAGTAATCTCTGGGGAGCTGCTGGATCGAGT tCCCCACCTATTCCTTGGACAGCAATTGTAAAATCTTTACCGTTTTGGGCGATAATGTTAGCACATATGGGTCAAAATTACGGTTATGAAACTCTCATGACAGAGTTACCTACATTTATGAAACAAATTCTTCATttctcaattaaaaat AATGGATATGTATCGGCGTTGCCATACCTTGCTATGTGGTTATTCTCAATATTTATAGCTATCGTAGCTGATTGGATGTTGTCTTCACAGAGATTTAATCATACTCAAGtcagaaaaattattaacagtattg GTCAATATGGTCCAGCTATAGGACTGGTTGCAGCTTCTTATTCGGGATGTAGTCCAATTGCTACAGTTGCATTTTTGACAGTAGGAGTTGGTTTAAACGGTGGTATTTATTCCGGTTTTAAAGTAAACCATTTAGATCTGTCACCGCGGTTTGCCGGGATTCTCATGTCTTTCACCAATTGCTTGGCAAACCTTACTGGTCTGCTAGCTCCTATTGTAGCAGGAAACATTGTTGACGGAAAG CCTACACAAGCTCAGTGGCGTATAGTATTCTTCATAGCAGCCGGTATATATGTCTTTTGTGGCactttttacaatatatttggTGCTGGGGAGCGACAATCTTGGGATAATCCAGAAAATGACGAAGCCAACGCAATTAAAGCTTTAAGCAAGAAGAATAAGAAAAAGGGAATTTCAAATGATGGAGTCACTTCTGATGAACAAGCTAGCAATGGAATATCGCATCCCATAGATATTGTAATACCCACCGCTAATGGAAATAGAATCACAGAATCGAGGCATTGA
- the Picot gene encoding putative inorganic phosphate cotransporter protein picot isoform X3, whose translation MRSTFSDESNAKKDESLYRVGLKLKDKIREGCLGARHFVTFMLFLGMANAYIMRTNMSVAIVAMVNHTALVKDDDIFTDECKADTESSEEEGDGNYVWSTALQGYVLSSFFYGYVITQIPFGILSKKYGARLFLGIGMLVNSVFGLLVPIAADHGIGWLIAVRFIQGLGEGPIVPCTHALLAKWIPPNERSRMGAAVYAGAQFGTVISMPLSGLLSQYGFAGGWPSIFYVFGVVGAIWSVSFLFLVHEDPESHPTISDGEKKYILSNLWGAAGSSSPPIPWTAIVKSLPFWAIMLAHMGQNYGYETLMTELPTFMKQILHFSIKNNGYVSALPYLAMWLFSIFIAIVADWMLSSQRFNHTQVRKIINSIGQYGPAIGLVAASYSGCSPIATVAFLTVGVGLNGGIYSGFKVNHLDLSPRFAGILMSFTNCLANLTGLLAPIVAGNIVDGKPTQAQWRIVFFIAAGIYVFCGTFYNIFGAGERQSWDNPENDEANAIKALSKKNKKKGISNDGVTSDEQASNGISHPIDIVIPTANGNRITESRH comes from the exons ATGCGTAGCACTTTCTCCGACGAAAGTAACGCCAAGAAAGACGAATCCCTTTATAGGGTCGGATTGAAGTTGAAGGATAAAATTCGCGAAG GATGTCTTGGCGCCCGGCATTTTGTCACCTTCATGTTGTTCCTTGGAATGGCCAACGCCTATATAATGAGGACCAACATGTCTGTGGCTATCGTCGCTATGGTCAACCACACGGCACTTGTGAAAGATGACGACATATTCACCGACGAGTGTAAAGCCGACACCGAATCCTCAGAG gAAGAAGGCGATGGCAATTATGTGTGGAGTACGGCTTTGCAAGGATACGTGCTTTCTTCATTTTTCTACGGCTATGTGATAACGCAAATACCTTTTGGAAtcttatcgaaaaaatatggCGCAAGACTATTTTTGGGTATTGGAATGTTGGTGAACTCTGTCTTTGGACTCCTTGTGCCAATCGCTGCTGATCATGGAATTGGTTGGCTTATAGCGGTTCGATTTATTCAAGGTCTCGGAGAA GGACCTATTGTTCCATGCACACACGCTTTACTTGCAAAATGGATTCCACCGAATGAAAGAAGTAGAATGGGTGCAGCTGTTTATGCtg GAGCTCAATTTGGAACTGTGATATCTATGCCACTTTCTGGACTCTTGTCGCAGTACGGTTTTGCCGGGGGTTGGCCATCAATATTTTACGTGTTTGGTGTCGTTGGAGCCATTTGGTCTGTTTCGTTTTTGTTTTTGGTGCATGAAGATCCGGAGTCTCATCCTACTATAAGCGACGGCGAAAAGAAATATATACTCAGTAATCTCTGGGGAGCTGCTGGATCGAGT tCCCCACCTATTCCTTGGACAGCAATTGTAAAATCTTTACCGTTTTGGGCGATAATGTTAGCACATATGGGTCAAAATTACGGTTATGAAACTCTCATGACAGAGTTACCTACATTTATGAAACAAATTCTTCATttctcaattaaaaat AATGGATATGTATCGGCGTTGCCATACCTTGCTATGTGGTTATTCTCAATATTTATAGCTATCGTAGCTGATTGGATGTTGTCTTCACAGAGATTTAATCATACTCAAGtcagaaaaattattaacagtattg GTCAATATGGTCCAGCTATAGGACTGGTTGCAGCTTCTTATTCGGGATGTAGTCCAATTGCTACAGTTGCATTTTTGACAGTAGGAGTTGGTTTAAACGGTGGTATTTATTCCGGTTTTAAAGTAAACCATTTAGATCTGTCACCGCGGTTTGCCGGGATTCTCATGTCTTTCACCAATTGCTTGGCAAACCTTACTGGTCTGCTAGCTCCTATTGTAGCAGGAAACATTGTTGACGGAAAG CCTACACAAGCTCAGTGGCGTATAGTATTCTTCATAGCAGCCGGTATATATGTCTTTTGTGGCactttttacaatatatttggTGCTGGGGAGCGACAATCTTGGGATAATCCAGAAAATGACGAAGCCAACGCAATTAAAGCTTTAAGCAAGAAGAATAAGAAAAAGGGAATTTCAAATGATGGAGTCACTTCTGATGAACAAGCTAGCAATGGAATATCGCATCCCATAGATATTGTAATACCCACCGCTAATGGAAATAGAATCACAGAATCGAGGCATTGA
- the Picot gene encoding putative inorganic phosphate cotransporter protein picot isoform X2: MGRGSSFKKDIEQITPSKEFIIEDDAKKPEGCLGARHFVTFMLFLGMANAYIMRTNMSVAIVAMVNHTALVKDDDIFTDECKADTESSEEEGDGNYVWSTALQGYVLSSFFYGYVITQIPFGILSKKYGARLFLGIGMLVNSVFGLLVPIAADHGIGWLIAVRFIQGLGEGPIVPCTHALLAKWIPPNERSRMGAAVYAGAQFGTVISMPLSGLLSQYGFAGGWPSIFYVFGVVGAIWSVSFLFLVHEDPESHPTISDGEKKYILSNLWGAAGSSSPPIPWTAIVKSLPFWAIMLAHMGQNYGYETLMTELPTFMKQILHFSIKNNGYVSALPYLAMWLFSIFIAIVADWMLSSQRFNHTQVRKIINSIGQYGPAIGLVAASYSGCSPIATVAFLTVGVGLNGGIYSGFKVNHLDLSPRFAGILMSFTNCLANLTGLLAPIVAGNIVDGKPTQAQWRIVFFIAAGIYVFCGTFYNIFGAGERQSWDNPENDEANAIKALSKKNKKKGISNDGVTSDEQASNGISHPIDIVIPTANGNRITESRH, translated from the exons GATGTCTTGGCGCCCGGCATTTTGTCACCTTCATGTTGTTCCTTGGAATGGCCAACGCCTATATAATGAGGACCAACATGTCTGTGGCTATCGTCGCTATGGTCAACCACACGGCACTTGTGAAAGATGACGACATATTCACCGACGAGTGTAAAGCCGACACCGAATCCTCAGAG gAAGAAGGCGATGGCAATTATGTGTGGAGTACGGCTTTGCAAGGATACGTGCTTTCTTCATTTTTCTACGGCTATGTGATAACGCAAATACCTTTTGGAAtcttatcgaaaaaatatggCGCAAGACTATTTTTGGGTATTGGAATGTTGGTGAACTCTGTCTTTGGACTCCTTGTGCCAATCGCTGCTGATCATGGAATTGGTTGGCTTATAGCGGTTCGATTTATTCAAGGTCTCGGAGAA GGACCTATTGTTCCATGCACACACGCTTTACTTGCAAAATGGATTCCACCGAATGAAAGAAGTAGAATGGGTGCAGCTGTTTATGCtg GAGCTCAATTTGGAACTGTGATATCTATGCCACTTTCTGGACTCTTGTCGCAGTACGGTTTTGCCGGGGGTTGGCCATCAATATTTTACGTGTTTGGTGTCGTTGGAGCCATTTGGTCTGTTTCGTTTTTGTTTTTGGTGCATGAAGATCCGGAGTCTCATCCTACTATAAGCGACGGCGAAAAGAAATATATACTCAGTAATCTCTGGGGAGCTGCTGGATCGAGT tCCCCACCTATTCCTTGGACAGCAATTGTAAAATCTTTACCGTTTTGGGCGATAATGTTAGCACATATGGGTCAAAATTACGGTTATGAAACTCTCATGACAGAGTTACCTACATTTATGAAACAAATTCTTCATttctcaattaaaaat AATGGATATGTATCGGCGTTGCCATACCTTGCTATGTGGTTATTCTCAATATTTATAGCTATCGTAGCTGATTGGATGTTGTCTTCACAGAGATTTAATCATACTCAAGtcagaaaaattattaacagtattg GTCAATATGGTCCAGCTATAGGACTGGTTGCAGCTTCTTATTCGGGATGTAGTCCAATTGCTACAGTTGCATTTTTGACAGTAGGAGTTGGTTTAAACGGTGGTATTTATTCCGGTTTTAAAGTAAACCATTTAGATCTGTCACCGCGGTTTGCCGGGATTCTCATGTCTTTCACCAATTGCTTGGCAAACCTTACTGGTCTGCTAGCTCCTATTGTAGCAGGAAACATTGTTGACGGAAAG CCTACACAAGCTCAGTGGCGTATAGTATTCTTCATAGCAGCCGGTATATATGTCTTTTGTGGCactttttacaatatatttggTGCTGGGGAGCGACAATCTTGGGATAATCCAGAAAATGACGAAGCCAACGCAATTAAAGCTTTAAGCAAGAAGAATAAGAAAAAGGGAATTTCAAATGATGGAGTCACTTCTGATGAACAAGCTAGCAATGGAATATCGCATCCCATAGATATTGTAATACCCACCGCTAATGGAAATAGAATCACAGAATCGAGGCATTGA